One genomic window of SAR202 cluster bacterium includes the following:
- a CDS encoding universal stress protein, with protein MGPSLASRFSPHVQDLVRVLSLRIILFRATPFPVNYPASTLGAPPMAVAWQSYFEEAKSAAHSYLKRISADLESSSLAVETRHLPGDPAANIIDLASRTPDSFIAMTSRGQGGLARAVLGSVADRVVRHAAEPVLVIRPK; from the coding sequence ATGGGTCCATCCTTAGCGAGCAGGTTCTCCCCCCACGTCCAAGACCTCGTCAGGGTTTTATCCCTTAGAATCATCCTCTTCAGGGCTACGCCTTTTCCCGTCAACTACCCTGCCTCCACTCTCGGCGCTCCGCCCATGGCAGTCGCTTGGCAGAGCTATTTCGAAGAGGCCAAGTCCGCCGCCCATAGCTATCTAAAGAGAATTTCCGCGGACCTTGAAAGCTCGTCATTGGCGGTTGAGACTCGTCATCTTCCCGGCGATCCCGCCGCAAACATCATCGACCTCGCTTCCCGTACTCCAGACAGCTTCATCGCCATGACCAGCCGCGGTCAGGGCGGTCTGGCCCGCGCCGTCCTCGGCAGCGTCGCTGACCGCGTCGTCCGCCACGCCGCCGAGCCTGTCCTGGTTATACGCCCTAAGTAG
- a CDS encoding universal stress protein: protein MYKQVLVPLDGSTLAEGVLPYVKQIAGKAKLSVKLQRVVEPTFEELKGLKERDPSRRPNQPSMQEALDYLDTPAKYLRGLGVHVTPAVSKGVPAVEIISEAEKDPETLVAMATHGRSGISRWLMGSVADKLLRYSDLPILLIHPKDGSPIAPEPQFRTVIVPLDGSILSEQVLPPRPRPRQGFIP from the coding sequence GTGTATAAACAAGTCCTGGTCCCCCTTGACGGCTCAACCCTCGCCGAAGGCGTTCTGCCCTATGTGAAGCAAATCGCGGGCAAGGCCAAGCTGTCGGTCAAGCTACAGAGAGTAGTCGAGCCCACCTTTGAAGAGCTGAAAGGTCTAAAAGAAAGAGACCCTTCCCGGCGGCCCAACCAGCCTTCTATGCAGGAGGCCCTGGATTATCTCGATACCCCCGCCAAGTACCTTCGCGGCCTCGGCGTCCATGTCACCCCCGCCGTCAGCAAGGGCGTTCCCGCCGTCGAAATCATCAGCGAGGCTGAAAAGGACCCCGAGACCCTGGTCGCCATGGCCACTCACGGCCGCTCTGGTATAAGTCGGTGGCTCATGGGCAGCGTGGCCGACAAACTGCTCCGCTACTCTGACCTCCCCATCCTCCTTATTCATCCCAAGGACGGGAGTCCCATAGCCCCGGAGCCCCAGTTTAGGACCGTCATCGTCCCCCTCGATGGGTCCATCCTTAGCGAGCAGGTTCTCCCCCCACGTCCAAGACCTCGTCAGGGTTTTATCCCTTAG
- a CDS encoding amino acid permease: MKRALGFFDVTNITVGSIIGADIYIASALTAGLIGPFALFVWVVAGLMAAVLALVFAFSSHYVPGVGGPFAYVSEAYNDFWGFLAGWSLWIAELIALPVFAIAFSSYLQYFVELSAWQDMLVKAAFLLTLTTINVVGVRAAGTVNDILTILKLSPLLLLVIAGLVYIALHGHVLGDNLTPLTPLGLGHFGESLVLIFWAYVGFELTGIPAGEVRDPARTIPRAIVTGIIIVTLFYLTTHFVVYGVLNWQELAQTSTPLVSTGAIVLGSVGAAVIGIGALISVSGSDESDMLATGRLSYSMAAYGLFPKPFAKLHPKFGTPSNALIAQGALAFLISIFSGIPKLISFSVFNLGFVFLLTCLALLVLQKRAGHSSRRYMLIPLLGLGICCYLLYSTSVTDKLVGSGVLMAGVFLYAFFSPKVELSHSSAPLISTSERLAHSLSRERRFLGNLFHMLRRLLGSAAKP, translated from the coding sequence ATGAAAAGGGCCCTCGGCTTTTTCGACGTTACTAACATAACAGTCGGCTCCATTATCGGCGCCGACATCTATATAGCCTCGGCCCTCACCGCCGGTCTAATTGGCCCCTTCGCCTTATTTGTGTGGGTAGTGGCCGGTCTAATGGCCGCCGTGCTGGCCTTGGTGTTCGCCTTTAGCAGCCACTACGTGCCTGGGGTCGGTGGCCCCTTCGCTTACGTCTCCGAGGCTTACAACGATTTCTGGGGCTTCCTGGCAGGCTGGAGCCTCTGGATAGCCGAGCTAATCGCACTGCCCGTCTTTGCCATCGCCTTCAGTAGCTACCTTCAATACTTCGTTGAACTCAGCGCCTGGCAAGATATGCTTGTCAAAGCAGCTTTCCTGCTCACACTCACCACAATAAACGTTGTGGGTGTTAGGGCCGCGGGGACTGTTAACGATATTCTGACCATCCTGAAGCTTTCCCCGCTATTGCTTCTGGTAATAGCGGGTTTGGTCTACATTGCTCTGCATGGACACGTTTTGGGTGACAACTTGACTCCCCTCACCCCTCTAGGCCTTGGGCACTTTGGAGAATCGTTGGTTCTGATCTTCTGGGCCTACGTAGGCTTTGAACTGACTGGCATCCCTGCCGGTGAAGTGCGAGACCCCGCCAGGACCATCCCCCGAGCCATTGTGACCGGCATCATCATTGTTACACTGTTCTATCTCACCACCCACTTTGTAGTCTATGGCGTGCTTAACTGGCAAGAGTTGGCTCAAACTTCTACACCGCTGGTTTCTACTGGCGCCATAGTGTTGGGTTCCGTCGGCGCGGCGGTCATTGGGATTGGCGCCTTGATTTCGGTTTCTGGGTCTGATGAATCAGACATGCTGGCCACTGGTCGCCTCTCCTATTCAATGGCTGCTTATGGCCTGTTTCCAAAACCCTTTGCCAAACTCCACCCCAAGTTTGGAACCCCTAGCAATGCGCTGATCGCCCAGGGCGCCCTGGCCTTCCTGATTTCCATCTTCTCCGGCATCCCCAAGCTTATCTCCTTCTCCGTGTTCAACCTAGGCTTCGTTTTCCTGCTGACGTGCTTAGCATTGCTGGTGTTGCAGAAGCGAGCTGGCCATTCTTCAAGGCGCTATATGCTCATTCCTCTCCTTGGCCTTGGAATTTGCTGCTATCTCCTGTACTCCACATCCGTGACTGATAAGCTTGTTGGCTCTGGAGTGCTTATGGCCGGCGTGTTCTTGTACGCCTTCTTCTCGCCCAAAGTAGAGCTCTCCCACTCAAGTGCGCCCCTGATATCTACAAGTGAGCGGCTGGCCCATAGCCTGAGCAGAGAGCGTCGCTTCCTCGGTAATCTCTTTCATATGCTCCGCAGGCTGTTAGGTTCGGCTGCGAAACCCTAA
- a CDS encoding VOC family protein: MPNPVVHFEIYGKSQKLQEFYKKVFDWHVDSNNPMDYGFVDTHAGGINGGIPVPPDKKPRVMVYIEVKDLNAFLKKIEKAGGKTLMPPTEIPGVVTFAQFADPDGNAMAWSKLKPSKNFCRRTSPLSGHSCNP, translated from the coding sequence ATGCCCAACCCAGTTGTCCATTTTGAAATCTACGGCAAGAGCCAGAAGCTCCAGGAGTTCTACAAAAAGGTCTTCGATTGGCACGTCGACAGCAACAACCCTATGGACTACGGCTTCGTCGATACCCACGCCGGCGGCATCAACGGCGGCATCCCTGTCCCTCCCGACAAAAAGCCCCGCGTCATGGTCTATATAGAAGTCAAAGACCTCAACGCCTTTCTAAAAAAGATAGAGAAGGCTGGTGGCAAGACCCTCATGCCTCCCACCGAAATCCCCGGTGTGGTCACCTTCGCCCAGTTCGCCGATCCAGACGGCAACGCCATGGCTTGGTCAAAGCTGAAGCCAAGTAAGAATTTCTGCCGTAGGACTTCACCGCTGTCTGGCCATAGTTGCAACCCCTAA